One window of the Glycocaulis alkaliphilus genome contains the following:
- a CDS encoding PepSY-associated TM helix domain-containing protein, with protein sequence MSAPPKSRAFWLRQLHLWHWISSALCLVGMILFAVTGITLNHAADIEARAVTVETGMVLENDTLQTLQTGFEGEAPLPEAVAARLHDELGVRTGNRQAEWSDVDIYLSLPRPGGDGWLSIDVETGEVLLEQTHRGWIAFLNDLHKGRNTGTAWSWFIDIFAVACIVFCLTGLLLLQFHARGRPSTWPVVSLGLAAPLILILLFVH encoded by the coding sequence ATGTCCGCCCCCCCGAAATCGCGAGCATTCTGGTTACGCCAGTTGCACCTCTGGCACTGGATCAGCTCCGCGCTTTGCCTGGTCGGGATGATTCTGTTCGCCGTAACCGGCATCACACTCAACCATGCCGCCGATATTGAGGCGCGCGCGGTCACGGTAGAGACAGGCATGGTCCTGGAGAATGACACGCTTCAGACGCTGCAGACCGGGTTCGAGGGCGAGGCGCCGCTTCCAGAGGCTGTAGCGGCCCGCTTGCACGATGAGCTGGGGGTGCGGACGGGCAACCGGCAGGCCGAATGGAGCGATGTGGACATCTATCTGTCCCTGCCCCGTCCAGGCGGAGATGGCTGGCTCAGCATTGATGTCGAAACAGGCGAGGTGCTGCTGGAGCAGACTCATCGGGGCTGGATCGCCTTCCTCAACGACCTTCACAAGGGGCGCAATACCGGCACTGCCTGGAGCTGGTTCATCGACATTTTTGCCGTTGCCTGCATCGTCTTCTGTCTGACAGGGCTGCTGCTACTGCAATTTCACGCGCGCGGCCGGCCTAGCACCTGGCCTGTGGTCAGTCTGGGGCTGGCTGCCCCGCTCATTCTCATCCTTCTGTTTGTTCACTGA
- a CDS encoding alpha/beta hydrolase fold domain-containing protein — protein sequence MAHSISTQAGISGTALDPDIERFMARIAQSYASQRPIADCTPAEARAVAEFVRAPWTAGGPEMARTFEVKVPTPHGEVRVRLHDPCPSTQPKPVLVYAHGGGWVMFSLDTHDRLMREYASRAGVIVAGVDYALSPEARFPVALEQIAAAIVWIRAHAHELGADPDRIAAGGDSAGANMALASAVMLRDRGETGLLKALHLHYGAFDNVIAPEWESRFGGPDSMLTSAEMDRFWENYLRGPADAGNPLAVPAKAALEGLPPAFLTIPECDVLTGQSLELARRMEASGVRVRAQIYKGATHSFLEAVEISPLAAKALQDGADWLKAELTAGLAQSRQ from the coding sequence ATGGCGCATTCCATCAGCACACAAGCTGGCATATCGGGCACGGCGCTCGACCCGGACATCGAACGCTTCATGGCCCGTATTGCACAGTCCTATGCGAGCCAGCGGCCGATTGCGGACTGCACCCCTGCCGAAGCGCGCGCCGTCGCGGAATTCGTGCGCGCTCCCTGGACGGCAGGCGGGCCGGAGATGGCACGCACTTTCGAGGTGAAAGTACCTACACCGCATGGCGAGGTCCGGGTGCGGCTGCATGATCCCTGCCCGTCCACACAGCCCAAGCCGGTCCTGGTCTACGCCCACGGCGGAGGCTGGGTGATGTTCAGCCTGGACACACATGACCGGCTGATGCGGGAGTATGCGAGCCGGGCGGGCGTCATCGTCGCCGGTGTAGACTATGCGCTGTCTCCGGAGGCCCGCTTTCCGGTGGCGCTGGAGCAGATCGCTGCCGCTATTGTCTGGATACGGGCGCACGCCCATGAGTTGGGAGCCGACCCTGACCGGATAGCGGCAGGTGGAGACTCTGCCGGTGCGAACATGGCACTGGCCAGTGCCGTGATGTTGCGCGACCGGGGGGAAACAGGCCTCCTGAAAGCGCTCCACCTGCACTATGGGGCTTTCGATAACGTAATCGCGCCAGAGTGGGAGAGCCGTTTCGGTGGCCCGGACTCGATGCTAACGTCAGCTGAGATGGACAGGTTCTGGGAAAACTATCTGCGCGGCCCTGCCGATGCCGGAAACCCGCTCGCCGTTCCGGCTAAGGCGGCGCTTGAGGGCCTGCCGCCGGCCTTTCTCACCATCCCCGAATGTGACGTGTTGACTGGACAAAGCCTCGAATTGGCGCGCCGTATGGAAGCGTCTGGTGTTCGAGTGAGAGCCCAGATCTATAAGGGAGCCACACACAGTTTTCTCGAAGCAGTGGAGATATCTCCTCTGGCAGCAAAGGCGTTACAGGACGGCGCGGACTGGCTAAAAGCCGAGCTGACTGCCGGCTTGGCCCAATCGCGACAGTGA
- a CDS encoding DUF6746 family protein, whose product MKSLVVAAFCAALVLSPAAHGDDDGHFEGLASETLEEAVANLRSHTALLEARLSGDVDQEAMMDIHELSYTLENAVERLSAEIARLADVLEEVHLASEQWDDETVRTQGAVFVDGVRTVLPE is encoded by the coding sequence ATGAAATCTCTTGTTGTTGCGGCGTTCTGCGCCGCTCTGGTGTTGTCTCCCGCCGCCCATGGCGATGACGATGGCCATTTTGAAGGGCTCGCGTCCGAAACGCTTGAGGAAGCGGTAGCCAATCTGCGCAGCCATACCGCGCTGCTAGAGGCGCGCCTGTCTGGTGATGTCGATCAGGAAGCGATGATGGACATTCACGAGCTTAGCTACACGCTCGAAAACGCGGTTGAGCGCCTGTCGGCGGAAATCGCGCGGCTGGCAGATGTGCTGGAAGAGGTGCATCTCGCGTCTGAGCAGTGGGATGACGAGACAGTGCGTACGCAAGGCGCGGTGTTTGTCGACGGCGTTCGCACGGTGCTGCCCGAATAG
- a CDS encoding DUF2271 domain-containing protein, with translation MRLLLPAALTGALTGPALAGELRVEVEIPRLNVAEYHRPYVAVWIEQPDQTAVATLSVWYDVALRNGEGTTWLKDMRQWWRRAGRAMEMPADGISGATRPPGRHATAYEASHPALSALVPGEYRLVVEAAREVGGRELVRIPFQWPPEAGQTLETTGSHELGAVVIHLNP, from the coding sequence ATGCGATTGCTGTTGCCTGCCGCCCTGACCGGAGCACTGACGGGCCCTGCCCTTGCTGGCGAGCTAAGGGTAGAGGTCGAGATTCCGCGGCTGAATGTCGCCGAGTATCACCGCCCCTATGTGGCGGTATGGATCGAGCAACCCGACCAGACGGCCGTTGCCACACTGTCGGTCTGGTACGACGTGGCCCTGCGCAATGGCGAAGGAACGACCTGGCTCAAAGACATGCGTCAATGGTGGCGCCGGGCGGGCCGGGCAATGGAGATGCCTGCGGACGGCATAAGTGGCGCAACACGGCCGCCTGGGCGCCACGCCACCGCCTACGAAGCCAGTCACCCGGCGCTCAGCGCTCTGGTTCCCGGCGAATACCGGCTGGTCGTCGAAGCCGCCCGGGAAGTCGGCGGACGCGAACTGGTCCGCATTCCATTCCAGTGGCCGCCTGAGGCAGGCCAGACCCTCGAAACCACCGGCAGCCACGAGCTTGGCGCCGTCGTGATCCACCTCAATCCGTGA
- a CDS encoding amidase family protein: protein MNVKISDAMSLGGLDGMAQAELVRRRELSALELTEAAIMRIDALDPDLQAISWKAYDLARTRAGSPLPAGPLSGVPCLLKDSLQYPGMPGRGGSASVPPTAAAQGFPYATRLDEAGLVPLGKTAMPEFGLLGVTEPHIGPVTSNPWDARFSPGGSSGGAAAAVASGMTPLAHGSDGAGSIRIPASCCGIVGLKPGRGAAVRVRARHPIEDLLVADSLMARTVRDVAAGFALARPGREAAPAGPGRRRLRIALIEPTLAGGAPHPDCQEALTEAAELLAALGHHVEAAELPVHGPAAERAERVLWMHLGADCVDAVRARGQEPARVLEPWTRALGRMAEALSPEDLEQAYAQIAALPAQLSAFADHFDVWLTPTLASPPPLIGDMAPDLDPDLLMERMFGWLGYTPLQNLAGTPAISLPLHWNRGGLPVGVMLAGPRGAENRLLELAFELEAACPWADRWPPVSALGKRIPDGPRA, encoded by the coding sequence ATGAACGTGAAGATTTCGGATGCCATGTCCCTTGGCGGACTTGACGGCATGGCCCAGGCGGAGCTGGTCCGCCGACGCGAGCTGTCGGCATTAGAGCTGACTGAAGCCGCCATCATGCGGATTGACGCTCTCGACCCAGATCTGCAGGCAATAAGCTGGAAGGCCTACGATCTGGCGCGGACACGTGCCGGATCGCCGCTGCCCGCCGGCCCGCTCTCCGGCGTCCCGTGCCTGCTCAAGGACTCCCTGCAATATCCCGGCATGCCCGGGCGTGGGGGATCGGCAAGTGTGCCGCCCACAGCCGCAGCGCAGGGCTTTCCTTATGCCACCCGGCTGGACGAGGCCGGGCTGGTGCCCCTGGGCAAGACCGCCATGCCCGAGTTCGGGCTTCTGGGTGTTACCGAGCCACACATCGGACCGGTCACCAGTAACCCGTGGGACGCACGTTTCTCGCCGGGAGGGTCGAGCGGAGGCGCCGCTGCGGCCGTAGCCTCTGGCATGACACCCCTGGCACACGGTAGCGACGGAGCGGGCTCGATCCGGATACCGGCCTCATGCTGCGGCATTGTCGGCCTCAAGCCCGGCCGGGGCGCCGCCGTAAGGGTGCGCGCCCGTCATCCGATTGAGGATCTGCTGGTCGCCGACAGCCTGATGGCCCGTACTGTCCGCGATGTAGCGGCAGGTTTTGCTCTTGCCCGCCCCGGCCGTGAGGCCGCGCCCGCCGGGCCCGGCCGCAGGCGCCTACGGATCGCCCTGATCGAACCCACGCTGGCCGGCGGGGCACCCCATCCTGATTGCCAGGAGGCATTGACCGAAGCGGCCGAGCTGCTCGCCGCTCTGGGCCATCATGTCGAGGCCGCAGAACTGCCCGTCCATGGCCCCGCCGCAGAACGCGCCGAACGCGTGCTGTGGATGCATCTGGGCGCTGACTGTGTGGACGCGGTCCGGGCGCGCGGTCAGGAGCCCGCCAGGGTGCTCGAGCCCTGGACGCGGGCCCTCGGGCGCATGGCCGAGGCCCTTTCTCCTGAAGACCTTGAACAGGCATATGCTCAGATCGCCGCTTTGCCGGCTCAGCTATCCGCGTTCGCGGACCACTTTGACGTCTGGCTAACGCCCACGCTCGCCAGCCCGCCACCTCTGATCGGAGATATGGCGCCAGATCTGGATCCTGACCTGCTCATGGAGCGGATGTTCGGCTGGCTGGGCTATACCCCGCTTCAGAACCTCGCCGGTACGCCTGCGATAAGCCTGCCTCTTCACTGGAACCGGGGCGGGTTGCCGGTCGGGGTCATGCTGGCCGGGCCTCGCGGTGCCGAAAACCGTCTTCTGGAACTGGCTTTCGAGCTGGAAGCCGCGTGCCCATGGGCAGATCGCTGGCCTCCTGTATCGGCCCTTGGAAAAAGGATTCCTGATGGACCCCGCGCCTGA
- a CDS encoding DUF4198 domain-containing protein, with translation MTLFRSFTATAAGLALMATLTTAAEAHRMWLYPSATVLSGEDPWVTIDAAISNDLFYFEHHPLRLEGLVVTGPGGAPVDAQNAATGRYRSTFDIQLTEPGTYRVAIASSGLFASYTINGERQRWRGTPERFAAEIPAGADNLQVTELARRVEAFTTRGAPDTGALSAQGSGLELVPVTHPNDLFAGESAQFQLVLEGQPAAGIEVEIVPGGSRYRDQVGDWTVSTDAQGIFTVIWPEAGMYWLEASVNDDNPSFEGATNRRATYVATLEVLPQ, from the coding sequence ATGACCCTGTTTCGTTCGTTCACCGCCACAGCGGCAGGCCTGGCCCTGATGGCCACTCTGACCACGGCTGCCGAGGCGCACCGTATGTGGCTTTACCCGTCTGCAACGGTTCTCTCGGGTGAAGACCCGTGGGTCACGATCGATGCGGCGATCTCGAATGATCTGTTCTATTTCGAGCATCATCCGCTGCGCCTGGAAGGCCTTGTAGTAACCGGACCGGGGGGAGCCCCCGTCGACGCGCAAAACGCGGCGACAGGCCGTTACCGCAGCACGTTCGACATCCAGCTGACGGAACCGGGAACCTACCGGGTTGCCATTGCCAGCTCTGGCCTGTTTGCCAGCTACACGATCAATGGAGAGCGCCAGCGCTGGCGCGGTACGCCAGAACGTTTCGCCGCCGAGATTCCAGCCGGTGCCGACAACCTGCAGGTCACCGAACTGGCCCGCCGTGTTGAAGCATTCACGACGCGCGGCGCGCCGGATACAGGCGCGCTGTCAGCCCAGGGCTCAGGTCTGGAACTGGTGCCGGTGACCCACCCCAACGATCTGTTTGCCGGAGAATCAGCACAATTCCAGCTCGTGCTCGAAGGTCAGCCGGCGGCCGGTATCGAGGTCGAGATTGTTCCGGGCGGTTCGCGCTATCGCGATCAGGTCGGCGACTGGACTGTCAGCACGGATGCGCAAGGCATCTTCACCGTGATCTGGCCGGAAGCAGGCATGTACTGGCTGGAGGCATCGGTAAACGACGACAACCCATCCTTTGAAGGCGCAACAAACCGCCGCGCGACCTACGTCGCAACGCTTGAAGTTCTGCCTCAATAG
- a CDS encoding S9 family peptidase, whose amino-acid sequence MNRRELLISASLGAFLAWLPGQPAASAGVHAPTPPRAARRPVRIEQLGRVRIDNYAWLRAENWDEARFDPALLDAEIIAHLEAENAYAEAVLEPLTERRGVYAARMSALQSEPTEAPALETGGFAYRVRHPLGADHPEHVRTLPHGSEEIVFAPGDRARRRAYYRPVAEQHSPDHRYFVWAEDTEGGDAYRICAHDLQTGETVEQPNAEAFGWEGVAVSPCSRFVFWTRRNARGRPTRVYRTPLDKLGDSTGADTLVYEETDEALFLSVRRAASGAHIAIRISGPVLDEWRLIAANRIEDEPVLVEPRTPGLRYEVEDWGGTLVILTDADQAIDGQIVTAPREAPGRENWRVLVVHQPGTHILDIRPFAGHLARRQRRNGRLEIVTRDLNGAEHVTGFDDDAYGLAFDGVQEHSGSRLRLIHQSPREPAGWISCDMSSGETHELARQRIGGGFRRDDYEVLRLNAPSPDGAQIPLTVLRRRTPDGTGPKPVLLYGYGAYGVSTEANFSPEAIALVDQGWIYAIAHVRGGSEQGRRWFLDGRREKKVNSFIDFNACAEHLLDQGLARAGGIVGYGLSAGGLLVGGAVNRAPGLYAGIIAQVPFVDMLNTMSDADHPLVPLFRPDWGDPLADPDAYDWIAAISPYENVRPQPYPAILATAGVRDPRVSYWEPAKWTAALREATTSDNPVLFMTHMAAGHQTSGGVSDRHAQMALFWAFADFAAGRA is encoded by the coding sequence ATGAACCGCAGAGAGCTATTGATATCCGCGTCGCTTGGCGCCTTTCTCGCCTGGTTGCCGGGCCAGCCCGCTGCGTCAGCGGGTGTCCATGCCCCTACCCCGCCTCGCGCTGCACGCCGTCCGGTCCGGATCGAACAACTTGGCCGCGTCCGGATCGACAATTACGCCTGGCTGCGGGCGGAGAACTGGGACGAGGCGCGTTTTGATCCAGCGCTGCTGGACGCCGAAATCATTGCACATCTGGAAGCGGAGAACGCTTACGCTGAAGCGGTGCTGGAACCGCTGACCGAACGGCGCGGGGTCTACGCTGCGCGGATGAGCGCGCTGCAGAGCGAGCCGACAGAGGCACCCGCCCTCGAAACCGGCGGCTTTGCCTATCGCGTAAGACACCCGCTGGGAGCGGATCACCCCGAACACGTCCGCACCCTGCCGCACGGCTCCGAGGAGATCGTTTTCGCGCCGGGTGACCGGGCGCGCCGCCGCGCCTATTACCGGCCGGTCGCCGAACAGCACAGCCCTGACCATCGCTACTTCGTCTGGGCTGAAGATACCGAAGGCGGAGACGCCTACCGGATATGCGCCCACGATCTGCAGACCGGCGAGACGGTTGAACAGCCCAATGCCGAAGCCTTCGGGTGGGAGGGCGTGGCGGTCTCACCGTGCTCACGCTTCGTGTTCTGGACACGCCGGAATGCGCGCGGACGGCCCACGCGCGTCTATCGCACGCCGCTGGACAAGCTCGGTGACAGCACCGGAGCCGATACGCTGGTCTATGAAGAGACCGATGAGGCGCTATTCCTCTCGGTACGCCGGGCCGCGTCGGGTGCGCATATCGCGATCCGTATCTCTGGGCCCGTTCTGGATGAATGGCGGCTGATTGCCGCCAACAGGATCGAGGATGAGCCTGTGCTAGTCGAGCCACGCACACCCGGCCTTCGCTATGAAGTCGAGGATTGGGGCGGCACTCTGGTCATCCTGACAGACGCTGATCAGGCTATCGACGGTCAGATCGTCACCGCGCCGCGCGAGGCACCAGGCCGCGAAAACTGGCGTGTGCTGGTCGTGCATCAGCCCGGCACGCACATTCTCGACATTCGTCCCTTCGCCGGGCACCTAGCCCGCCGGCAGCGCCGGAACGGACGGCTGGAAATCGTCACGCGGGATCTGAACGGCGCCGAACACGTGACCGGTTTTGATGATGACGCGTATGGGCTGGCCTTCGATGGGGTTCAGGAGCATTCAGGTTCGCGTCTGCGGCTGATCCACCAGTCACCGCGCGAGCCGGCAGGCTGGATAAGCTGCGACATGAGCAGCGGTGAGACGCACGAACTGGCACGTCAGCGGATTGGTGGCGGTTTCCGCCGCGATGATTACGAGGTTCTGAGGCTGAACGCCCCCTCCCCGGACGGCGCACAGATTCCCCTCACCGTTCTGCGCCGCCGAACGCCTGACGGCACTGGCCCCAAGCCGGTCCTGCTCTACGGGTATGGCGCTTATGGGGTAAGCACCGAAGCCAATTTCTCCCCTGAGGCCATCGCTCTTGTCGATCAGGGATGGATCTACGCCATCGCGCATGTCCGCGGTGGATCGGAACAAGGCCGCCGCTGGTTTCTGGATGGCCGGAGAGAGAAAAAGGTCAACAGTTTCATTGATTTCAACGCCTGCGCCGAGCATCTGCTCGATCAAGGTCTCGCAAGAGCCGGTGGAATTGTGGGCTATGGCCTCTCGGCGGGCGGGCTTCTTGTGGGCGGCGCCGTCAATCGCGCGCCGGGCCTCTATGCGGGTATCATCGCCCAAGTGCCCTTCGTGGACATGCTCAACACGATGAGTGATGCCGATCACCCTCTGGTCCCGCTCTTCCGCCCGGACTGGGGCGACCCGCTCGCAGACCCGGACGCTTATGACTGGATCGCCGCCATATCGCCTTATGAGAACGTGCGGCCACAGCCCTACCCGGCCATTCTGGCCACCGCAGGCGTGCGCGACCCTCGGGTCAGCTACTGGGAGCCCGCAAAATGGACCGCGGCGCTCAGAGAGGCCACCACATCGGACAATCCGGTACTGTTCATGACGCATATGGCCGCCGGCCATCAGACCAGCGGCGGTGTTTCTGACCGGCACGCGCAGATGGCGCTGTTCTGGGCCTTTGCCGACTTCGCCGCCGGGCGGGCTTAA
- a CDS encoding FMN-binding negative transcriptional regulator, whose amino-acid sequence MDPAPEKYCPDSDLALIELVEQSPFAWIVSAQGGFSATPLPIRPRLDAQGRLVALAGHFARSNPHLERLRANPRALFLFMGPHAYVSASWLSDRSQAPTWNYASAAFECDVTLTEDPGEIDALLRDLIGAMESGRPNGWSPEEMGERYARLSRGVVGFTAPIRAARPVFKLGQDESDAQFAEILDALDPEAPSLASLMRSVRTGTASS is encoded by the coding sequence ATGGACCCCGCGCCTGAAAAATACTGCCCGGATTCAGATCTGGCGCTAATCGAGCTGGTCGAACAGAGCCCGTTCGCCTGGATCGTCAGCGCCCAGGGCGGATTTTCCGCTACGCCCCTGCCCATCCGCCCCCGCCTGGATGCGCAAGGCCGTCTCGTGGCACTGGCCGGGCATTTTGCCCGCTCCAATCCTCATCTCGAGCGGTTGCGCGCCAACCCGCGCGCCCTGTTTCTCTTCATGGGGCCACACGCCTATGTTTCCGCGTCCTGGCTGTCTGACCGCAGCCAGGCGCCGACCTGGAACTATGCCAGTGCCGCCTTTGAATGCGATGTCACCCTGACCGAGGACCCAGGCGAGATCGACGCCCTGCTGCGTGATCTGATCGGCGCAATGGAATCCGGACGTCCCAATGGCTGGTCGCCAGAAGAGATGGGTGAGCGGTATGCGCGTCTGTCACGTGGTGTCGTCGGGTTCACCGCGCCCATACGTGCAGCCCGCCCGGTGTTCAAGCTCGGCCAGGACGAAAGTGACGCCCAGTTCGCCGAAATTCTGGACGCCCTCGACCCCGAAGCTCCCTCACTTGCGAGCCTCATGCGCAGTGTTCGAACAGGCACAGCGTCCTCCTGA
- a CDS encoding helix-turn-helix domain-containing protein, translating into MERSTRGDDYQHVSRPVAALLDEYPDHFLDPFHSHERAQLIYASAGVMSVMTDEASFTIPPQRAVWMPAGVRHQALCRGPVSLRTLYVEPGADLRLPKRCMVLEISPLLRALILEACELPVEYDLDGRDARLIRLMLDEIARAVEHPPGALRVPMPTDKRLMRVCTAIMDDPSADFDLDALARLAGMGRRTFTRAFRRETGLSVADWRQQARLAAALSLLSLGLPVTTVAFDVGYNSPSAFTAMFQKAFGMPPSQYFRT; encoded by the coding sequence ATGGAGCGCAGTACACGTGGAGATGATTACCAGCATGTCAGCCGGCCGGTGGCCGCGCTGCTGGACGAGTATCCCGATCACTTCCTTGATCCCTTCCACTCGCATGAGCGCGCGCAGCTGATTTATGCCAGCGCCGGAGTCATGTCGGTCATGACCGACGAAGCAAGTTTCACCATTCCGCCGCAACGCGCCGTCTGGATGCCTGCCGGCGTGCGCCATCAGGCGCTGTGCCGGGGGCCGGTTTCCCTGCGCACGCTCTATGTCGAGCCAGGCGCGGATCTGCGTCTGCCCAAACGATGCATGGTGCTGGAGATCTCGCCCCTGCTGCGGGCTCTGATCCTTGAAGCCTGCGAGTTGCCGGTGGAGTATGATCTTGATGGGCGCGATGCGCGGCTGATCCGTCTCATGCTGGACGAGATCGCACGGGCCGTGGAGCATCCGCCTGGAGCACTTCGCGTCCCCATGCCGACGGACAAGCGTCTGATGCGGGTATGTACGGCAATCATGGATGACCCGTCCGCCGATTTCGATCTCGATGCTCTGGCGCGTCTGGCGGGCATGGGCCGGAGAACCTTCACCCGCGCTTTCCGGCGTGAAACGGGGCTGAGCGTCGCAGATTGGCGCCAGCAGGCGCGTCTGGCTGCGGCGCTCTCGCTGCTGTCATTGGGGTTGCCGGTGACCACCGTGGCCTTCGACGTGGGTTATAACAGCCCTAGTGCCTTCACAGCCATGTTCCAGAAGGCGTTCGGCATGCCCCCCAGCCAGTATTTCCGGACTTAA
- a CDS encoding TonB-dependent receptor, with protein sequence MSALTSQAFAQEPAGQDGEREARQGRAAEVIIVTATRREEDPRDIAGSVSAFGGEALADLGAQSLADYIQRAPGVVFNNYQPGVSHVVVRGIATSSGNVQGQATTGYFLNEIPLTEPGWTIAVPDIDAFDLNRVEVLRGPQGSLFGSASMGGAVNYVANTADASGFEAALETTLSQTRNANLGYTARAMVNLPIVEHRFAARAVLLYRDDPGYIENVGTGGANDLTVGGGRLSLVFTPSADTTLSWMSMFQTIDSADNAYQIPSVGDLQRNTATPEFTDTEVVIHSARLDHDFGWASFTALAAYHEKSQDWRFDYTPIRALYNADLDLNLTNPLYINSGGESEGTSLELRLASPSGQRFEWLVGAMVFDTEKQLYEQIGSVGAAGQFDQSSLYGPGAGAVIAPDGEIFNAFYSTVSGRETALFGEATFHLTPQWRLTAGGRLFRTEVDTVSTQVGFSTYPGDPIIQQASNTEEGFSPTLSLSYTPNENLMVYGLISEGFRFGTPNVPGLSAHPIPSGSSSDKLTNYEIGVRSNWLNGDLQLDATVFYVDWTDIQLRLQTPDFFNYATNGGAASSRGIELSASWRPTDQLDLSSSVTFQEARLEEPLFILWAGTAPEGARLPGSSDWSITNTATYRFYAPFDPVFSASHVHLSEGISDLNSAIPGATPRLQGGYDLVDLRLTGTFGNADISLFGTNIFDERGVTRTVSEVNGIGQGIVRPRTIGITARWRY encoded by the coding sequence GTGAGCGCACTTACGTCCCAGGCCTTCGCGCAAGAGCCGGCCGGACAGGACGGAGAGAGGGAGGCCCGCCAGGGCCGTGCGGCCGAGGTGATCATCGTGACGGCGACCCGGCGCGAGGAAGATCCCCGCGACATCGCTGGCTCCGTGTCCGCGTTCGGCGGTGAAGCGCTTGCCGATCTCGGGGCGCAGTCTCTTGCCGATTATATCCAGCGAGCCCCCGGCGTGGTGTTCAATAACTACCAGCCCGGCGTCTCTCACGTGGTAGTGCGCGGCATCGCCACCAGCTCGGGCAATGTGCAGGGCCAGGCGACCACCGGGTATTTCCTCAACGAGATCCCGCTGACCGAGCCGGGCTGGACCATTGCCGTGCCTGACATTGATGCTTTCGACCTGAACCGGGTGGAAGTGTTGCGCGGTCCTCAAGGGTCCCTCTTCGGCTCTGCGTCAATGGGCGGAGCAGTGAACTATGTTGCCAACACCGCCGATGCGAGCGGTTTCGAGGCCGCTCTGGAGACCACGCTAAGCCAGACCCGCAACGCCAATCTTGGCTACACCGCCAGAGCCATGGTGAACCTGCCGATTGTCGAACACCGGTTCGCGGCGCGCGCAGTTTTGCTCTACCGCGACGATCCGGGCTATATCGAGAACGTAGGTACAGGCGGAGCGAACGACCTCACGGTAGGTGGCGGGCGTCTCTCGCTGGTGTTCACGCCATCTGCCGACACGACGCTAAGCTGGATGAGCATGTTCCAGACCATCGATAGCGCGGACAACGCCTATCAGATACCGTCTGTCGGCGATCTGCAGCGGAATACGGCCACCCCAGAGTTCACCGACACTGAAGTGGTGATCCACAGCGCGCGCCTGGACCATGATTTCGGCTGGGCCAGCTTTACCGCTCTGGCCGCGTATCACGAGAAGAGCCAGGACTGGCGGTTCGATTACACCCCGATCCGGGCCCTGTACAATGCGGATCTTGACCTCAATCTCACCAACCCGCTCTACATCAATTCCGGTGGTGAAAGCGAAGGCACCAGCCTTGAGCTACGCCTTGCGTCTCCCTCGGGGCAACGCTTCGAGTGGCTAGTCGGCGCGATGGTGTTTGACACGGAAAAGCAACTTTACGAGCAGATCGGCTCGGTTGGCGCTGCCGGTCAGTTTGACCAGTCCAGCCTGTATGGGCCTGGAGCCGGGGCCGTGATCGCGCCGGACGGCGAAATCTTCAACGCGTTCTATTCCACCGTATCCGGCCGGGAAACCGCCCTCTTTGGCGAGGCAACGTTCCATCTTACGCCTCAATGGAGGCTGACGGCGGGCGGGAGGCTGTTCCGCACGGAAGTGGATACCGTCAGCACCCAGGTTGGTTTTTCGACCTATCCCGGCGATCCCATCATCCAGCAAGCCTCTAACACTGAGGAAGGCTTCTCGCCGACACTCTCGCTCAGCTACACGCCCAATGAGAACCTCATGGTCTATGGCCTGATCTCGGAGGGTTTCCGTTTCGGTACGCCCAACGTGCCCGGCCTCAGCGCGCATCCGATCCCTTCAGGGTCATCGAGTGACAAGCTGACCAATTACGAGATCGGTGTTCGCAGCAACTGGCTCAATGGTGATCTTCAGCTCGACGCCACCGTTTTCTACGTTGACTGGACGGATATCCAGCTCAGGCTGCAGACCCCGGATTTCTTCAACTACGCGACCAATGGCGGGGCGGCTTCAAGCCGCGGCATCGAGCTGAGCGCTTCATGGCGGCCCACCGACCAGCTCGACCTGTCCAGTTCCGTCACCTTCCAGGAGGCGCGGCTGGAAGAACCGCTCTTCATTCTCTGGGCTGGCACGGCTCCGGAAGGCGCACGCCTGCCAGGTTCGTCGGACTGGTCGATCACCAATACCGCGACCTATCGCTTTTATGCGCCGTTCGATCCGGTGTTCAGCGCCTCACACGTCCATCTTTCGGAAGGTATCAGCGATCTGAACTCCGCCATTCCAGGGGCGACGCCTCGCCTTCAGGGGGGCTATGATCTGGTTGATCTGCGCCTGACCGGCACGTTCGGAAATGCTGACATCTCGCTGTTCGGCACCAACATCTTTGACGAGCGTGGGGTCACCCGCACGGTCTCGGAAGTGAACGGGATTGGCCAGGGTATCGTCCGGCCCCGGACCATCGGAATCACGGCGCGCTGGCGCTACTGA